The Corythoichthys intestinalis isolate RoL2023-P3 chromosome 1, ASM3026506v1, whole genome shotgun sequence genome has a segment encoding these proteins:
- the kcna4 gene encoding potassium voltage-gated channel subfamily A member 1: MEFAMVGADGGCNSHLPYGYAQARARERERERERQSRAAAAAAAAESGSGADGGGAGSGGSTCSSTATTATATSSSGAHLLNNRQHPSRTASSGTNISSGGTASRPSSSPSSQDPEKQRLLRERKKQRGVGRWRRTLGGDLRHSELALLGSEEDIMIEEEEGAEEEEEDEEEEEEARGLKRSSFLCDMDNDGDDDDDDETVSITDRRPQSGYANIYSELGCCERVVINVSGLKFETQLKTLTQFPDTLLGDPDKRIRYFDPLRNEYFFDRNRPSFDAILYYYQSGGRLKRPANVPFDIFSEEVKFYELGEEAILKFREDEGFVKEEEKPLPEDEFKRQIWLLFEYPESSSPARGIAVVSVLVIVISIVIFCLETLPEFRDDKEYLQHRHNSTQPDHGFTPFNDPFFIVETVCIIWFSFEIIVRFFASPSKTAFFKNIMNSIDIVSILPYFITLGTDLAQHQGNGQQAMSFAILRIIRLVRVFRIFKLSRHSKGLQILGHTLRASMRELALLIFFLVIGVILFSSAVYFAEADEPTSQFTSIPDAFWWAVVTMTTVGYGDMKPITVGGKIVGSLCAIAGVLTIALPVPVIVSNFNYFYHRETDNNEDQAQTVVESMPPGCPYFPDFLRKFKGSPSGSSLGDKAEYMEMEEGVTESLCGLDKSPSKGNGTDISRRNSTNSKSIQTDV, from the coding sequence ATGGAGTTTGCAATGGTAGGTGCGGACGGCGGGTGCAACAGCCACCTGCCCTACGGGTATGCCCAAGCCCGCGCCCGGGAGAGGGAGCGAGAGCGGGAGCGCCAGTCCAGAGCGGCCGCGGCAGCTGCGGCGGCCGAGAGCGGATCCGGGGCGGACGGGGGAGGCGCCGGCTCCGGGGGGTCTACTTGTTCGTCCACCGCCACGACCGCTACCGCCACCTCCTCGTCGGGCGCGCATCTCCTTAACAACCGCCAGCATCCGTCTCGCACCGCCTCCTCCGGCACCAACATCAGCAGCGGCGGTACCGCCTCGCGCCCCTCCTCCTCCCCCTCCTCTCAGGATCCGGAGAAGCAGAGACTCCTCAGAGAGCGCAAAAAGCAACGCGGCGTCGGACGGTGGAGACGCACTCTCGGCGGGGACCTGCGCCACTCCGAACTGGCGCTGCTCGGATCCGAGGAGGACATCATGATCGAAGAGGAAGAGGGCgccgaggaagaggaggaggacgaagaggaggaagaggaagcGCGTGGACTCAAGAGGTCCAGCTTTCTTTGCGACATGGACAATGATGGTGATGATGATGACGACGACGAGACCGTCTCCATTACTGACAGACGTCCCCAGTCCGGATATGCGAATATTTACAGTGAGTTAGGTTGCTGCGAGAGAGTTGTCATCAACGTGTCGGGCCTCAAGTTTGAAACTCAGCTTAAGACTCTCACTCAGTTCCCGGACACTCTCCTGGGGGACCCCGACAAGCGCATCCGGTATTTCGACCCTCTTAGGAACGAGTACTTCTTCGATCGGAACCGACCGAGTTTTGACGCTATTTTGTACTATTACCAGTCTGGGGGGCGCTTGAAAAGACCCGCCAACGTGCCGTTTGACATCTTCTCCGAGGAAGTCAAGTTTTACGAGCTCGGAGAGGAGGCTATCCTGAAGTTTCGAGAGGATGAGGGTTTCGTCAAAGAGGAAGAGAAGCCTCTGCCTGAGGACGAGTTCAAGCGGCAAATTTGGTTGCTGTTTGAGTACCCGGAGAGCTCCAGTCCGGCCAGGGGCATCGCCGTGGTGTCCGTGCTGGTTATCGTCATCTCCATCGTCATCTTCTGCCTGGAGACGCTGCCAGAGTTCAGGGATGACAAAGAGTACTTGCAGCACAGGCATAATTCCACGCAGCCGGACCACGGATTTACCCCCTTCAACGACCCATTTTTCATCGTGGAGACCGTGTGCATTATTTGGTTCTCTTTTGAGATTATAGTCCGTTTCTTTGCCAGCCCCAGCAAAACGGCCTTCTTTAAAAACATCATGAACTCCATTGACATTGTTTCCATTTTGCCTTACTTCATCACCCTTGGCACGGACCTGGCGCAGCACCAAGGCAACGGGCAGCAGGCGATGAGCTTCGCCATCCTGAGAATAATCCGCCTGGTCAGGGTGTTCCGCATTTTCAAGCTGTCCAGACACTCCAAAGGCCTCCAGATCCTCGGCCACACTCTGCGCGCCAGCATGAGGGAGCTGGCCCTGCTCATTTTCTTCCTGGTCATCGGCGTCATCCTCTTCTCCAGCGCCGTCTACTTCGCCGAGGCCGACGAGCCCACCTCGCAGTTCACCAGCATCCCGGACGCCTTCTGGTGGGCCGTGGTGACTATGACCACGGTGGGCTACGGGGACATGAAGCCCATCACCGTGGGCGGCAAGATCGTGGGCTCCCTTTGCGCCATAGCGGGCGTGTTAACCATCGCGCTCCCGGTGCCGGTCATCGTGTCCAACTTCAACTACTTTTACCACCGCGAGACCGATAACAATGAAGACCAGGCGCAAACGGTGGTTGAGAGCATGCCGCCGGGATGCCCCTACTTCCCGGACTTTTTACGTAAATTTAAAGGCTCGCCGTCCGGCTCCTCGCTGGGCGACAAAGCGGAGTACATGGAGATGGAAGAAGGGGTGACGGAGTCACTGTGCGGCCTGGACAAAAGCCCCAGTAAAGGAAACGGCACGGACATAAGCAGAAGGAACAGTACTAACTCCAAATCTATTCAGACTGACGTGTGA
- the LOC130912361 gene encoding uncharacterized protein LOC130912361, producing MEGSHCCVACGSLLGPSDTLNRCAACRGLSDDPRGGFADVCSSPSPVVLGGPSASETRPPSGLRRSKRRGPSAPPSGPRPKRSKVDELLASDVELLRREVAELRSLLGDRPPGDSAAAFDPRSPGMPDLDLEADAVSLAASASMFHDDVGESAFVPSELGSSSSALGSSAGSPDASILAVLRGALARLQLDLPQRPASAPASAFFRHQRSAPNFAVPASADFVRELHAGWRDPAALSRLSADGRALAAMHDPAAVGLDRMPGVEPAIASLIVSPEESLRPVVRCPQPLGRLTDELILRAYGAGARAGRIGNSMAHLLLALSASLPESGADTSAVGFCDAALHAFALVTRELGRTILPGGRSVTFRLNPAIFLARRRCLPWRGLFRPVRPGNSCRACVGAPLLQVGWGLPLLVFVLAVRRTFPLMGAMVPSQPPGIQPIPFVTPPACLHVGRRRGLPPASPPGPVGAGGAGTEAVGPAVGFFSHQQLRYWAARVSDPWVISTLTHGYVLQFRRRPPVSRRVRVTTVSDPARALALSRELSSLLAMGAIEPVDPRACPRGFYSTYFLVPKKTGGFRPVLDLRGLNRYLKVLPFRMLTVADVLRVVTRGEWFTSVDLKDAYFHVPVAPRHRRFLRFAYRGRHWQFRVLPFGLSLSPRVFTRVVRAGLAPLQSVGMKILPYLDDWLLCAPSRAQAYGDTAVLLAHVDRLGIRVNLGKSCLVPSQQATFLGVSLDSVAMLARPSSRRVEAALRLLSHFPVGQVRPYLTFLRLLGVLTSLTAVVPLGLLFLRPLQRWLNGFRLDARQHRRRLLRVSGRCAVALAPWRNGAFLLEGVPLGVAPVRREVVTTDASRLGWGAVWQRRAARGSWSLRDHAVHINVLELRAVHLALRHFYPFLRGRHVLVRSDNAAAVYHINHQGGTRSAHLLEASRRLLVWAAPRLVSLRAAYLPGQLNRLADSLSRRRLPPGEWRLHPEVVRAIWGVFGQAEVDLFASRESAHCPLWFSLGERSSPLGQDALAHPWPRVLLYAFPPLPLIWLTLRRVSLEGHSLLLVAPFWPARLWFPLLRSLCVGEPWCLPERWDLLSQLGGQLWHPDPRRLRLHVRPLRGLRRTLLNARAPSTRLQYAGRWRLFVKWCGDRGDDPVYVAAISAHHAKVSGGSVGNHGLVATFLKGALRLHPRRCPRAPVWDLQLVLDSLCRPPFEPMDAAGPQWVARKAAFLLAVASAKRVGELHALSVLAGSRCNRPLHLARYRPPPGEGGSRPELLCPVRALRLYVDSTASFRRSSQLFVCYGARGRGSALSKQRLSHWVVDTISYSYQMACRPLPSGVRCHSTRGVATSWAALKGVPLEDICAAASWSASGTFFKFYCLDVTSPHPLGAVFGSEGTSL from the exons ATGGAGGGCTCTCACTGCTGTGTGGCCTGCGGTTCCCTCCTTGGGCCGTCCGACACCCTGAACCGGTGTGCGGCTTGCCGTGGCCTATCTGACGACCCACGCGGGGGGTTTGCGGATGTTTGTTCGTCCCCCTCCCCCGTCGTGCTCGGGGGCCCGTCCGCATCTGAGACGCGGCCCCCTTCTGGGCTTAGGCGCTCGAAGCGTCGCGGTCCTTCGGCTCCTCCGTCCGGCCCCCGTCCGAAGAGATCGAAAGTTGACGAGCTGCTCGCCTCTGATGTCGAGCTGCTGCGCAGGGAGGTGGCTGAGTTGCGGTCTCTATTGGGTGACCGTCCCCCGGGTGACTCAGCGGCTGCTTTTGACCCGCGTTCGCCTGGCATGCCCGACCTTGACCTGGAGGCCGATGCCGTCTCGCTGGCGGCTTCGGCTTCCATGTTCCATGATGACGTGGGTGAGTCGGCGTTTGTGCCTTCGGAGCTCGGCTCCTCGTCCTCTGCGCTGGGCTCGTCAGCCGGCTCCCCTGACGCTTCCATACTGGCGGTGCTGCGCGGCGCGTTGGCGCGTCTACAGCTGGACTTGCCTCAACGGCCCGCTTCGGCGCCGGCGAGCGCATTTTTTCGGCACCAGCGGTCCGCCCCGAATTTTGCGGTCCCTGCTTCGGCCGACTTTGTTAGGGAGCTCCATGCGGGCTGGAGGGATCCGGCGGCTCTCTCTCGTCTTTCGGCCGATGGTCGGGCTCTGGCGGCCATGCATGATCCGGCCGCTGTGGGCCTGGACCGCATGCCGGGTGTTGAGCCCGCCATTGCATCCCTCATCGTGTCCCCTGAGGAGTCTCTCCGCCCGGTTGTGCGGTGCCCTCAGCCACTGGGTCGGCTGACGGATGAACTAATTCTCCGGGCCTATGGTGCCGGTGCGCGTGCTGGGCGCATCGGTAATTCCATGGCTCACCTCTTGTTGGCCCTCTCAGCGTCCTTACCCGAGAGCGGTGCTGACACCTCTGCCGTGGGCTTCTGCGACGCGGCGTTGCACGCGTTCGCCCTGGTGACGCGGGAGCTTGGGCGGACGAT CCTGCCCGGAGGACGCTCCGTGACGTTCCGGTTGAACCCGGCCATCTTTTTGGCTCGGCGGCGGTGTCTGCCTTGGAGAGGACTATTTCGGCCCGTGCGACCAGGCAACAGCTGTCGGGCCTGCGTCGGGGCTCCGCTCCTGCAGGTGGGCTGGgggctccctctgctggttttcGTCCTCGCCGTACGGCGCACCTTTCCCCTGATGGGGGCTATGGTGCCCAGCCAGCCTCCCGGCATTCAGCCGATTCCTTTCGTGACCCCGCCCGCTTGCCTCCACGTCGGGCGCAGGCGGGGCCTCCCGCCCGCCAGCCCCCCAGGGCCCGTCGGGGCCGGAGGGGCAGGGACTGAGGCCGTTGGGCCGGCCgtcggatttttttcccaccagcAGCTCAGGTACTGGGCTGCTCGAGTTTCGGACCCCTGGGTGATATCCACCTTGACCCATGGGTACGTGCTCCAGTTCCGACGCCGGCCCCCCGTGTCCCGCCGGGTCCGGGTGACTACTGTCTCGGACCCGGCGAGGGCTCTGGCTCTGAGCCGGGAGCTGTCTTCTCTCCTGGCCATGGGGGCCATCGAGCCTGTGGATCCCCGGGCTTGCCCCCGGGGTTTTTACTCAACTTATTTTCTGGTTCCGAAGAAGACCGGCGGTTTTCGGCCGGTTCTGGATTTGCGGGGCCTCAATCGGTACCTGAAGGTACTTCCGTTCCGCATGTTGACCGTCGCGGATGTATTGCGGGTGGTCACCCGGGGGGAGTGGTTCACCTCCGTTGACCTGAAGGATGCCTACTTTCATGTGCCGGTCGCTCCTCGCCACAGGCGGTTCCTCCGCTTCGCCTACAGGGGTCGCCACTGGCAGTTCAGGGTGCTCCCCTTCGGGCTCTCCCTTTCCCCGAGGGTGTTCACCCGTGTTGTGCGGGCTGGTCTGGCCCCCCTCCAGTCGGTGGGCATGAAGATTCTGCCCTACCTCGACGACTGGCTGCTGTGTGCGCCGTCGCGCGCTCAGGCGTACGGCGATACGGCAGTCCTTCTTGCCCACGTGGATCGCTTGGGCATCAGGGTGAATTTGGGGAAGTCGTGTCTGGTTCCTTCCCAGCAGGCGACCTTCCTCGGGGTGTCTCTGGACTCGGTGGCCATGTTGGCTCGACCGTCGTCCCGTCGGGTGGAGGCCGCTCTTCGCCTCCTCTCGCATTTTCCGGTGGGTCAGGTACGTCCGTATCTGACCTTTCTGCGTCTTTTGGGCGTGCTGACGTCCCTGACCGCGGTCGTGCCCCTTGGTCTTCTCTTCTTGCGCCCCCTGCAGCGGTGGCTGAATGGCTTTCGCCTGGACGCCAGGCAGCACCGGCGACGGTTACTGAGAGTCTCCGGCCGGTGCGCGGTGGCCTTGGCGCCGTGGAGGAACGGGGCTTTCTTGTTGGAGGGCGTTCCATTGGGGGTTGCCCCAGTCCGTCGCGAGGTGGTCACTACGGACGCCAGTCGCTTGGGATGGGGTGCCGTCTGGCAGCGCAGGGCTGCTCGGGGCAGCTGGTCTCTGCGGGACCACGCTGTCCACATCAACGTCCTGGAGCTGCGTGCGGTTCACCTGGCTCTCCGGCACTTTTACCCTTTCCTACGGGGAAGGCACGTGCTGGTGCGTTCAGACAACGCTGCCGCCGTGTACCACATCAACCACCAGGGGGGCACGAGGTCCGCTCATCTCTTGGAGGCCTCCCGCCGTCTTCTTGTGTGGGCGGCCCCTCGTCTTGTGAGTCTGCGGGCCGCCTATCTTCCCGGCCAGTTGAACCGTCTGGCGGACTCCTTGTCCCGCCGTCGCCTCCCGCCGGGGGAGTGGCGCCTCCATCCCGAGGTGGTGCGCGCGATTTGGGGAGTTTTCGGCCAAGCCGAGGTGGACCTCTTCGCCTCCCGGGAGTCGGCCCATTGCCCTCTCTGGTTTTCCCTGGGGGAGCGCTCCAGCCCTCTCGGTCAGGACGCGCTGGCCCACCCCTGGCCGAGGGTCCTGCTCTACGCCTTTCCGCCGCTCCCTCTGATCTGGCTGACGCTTCGGAGGGTGTCTTTGGAGGGGCACTCATTGCTGCTGGTGGCCCCCTTCTGGCCGGCTCGCCTATGGTTTCCCCTGCTGCGCAGCCTGTGTGTCGGCGAGCCTTGGTGCCTCCCCGAGAGGTGGGATCTACTGTCCCAGTTGGGGGGCCAGTTATGGCATCCCGATCCTCGCCGTCTCCGCCTGCACGTCCGGCCGCTGAGGGGAC TCAGGCGGACGCTTTTGAACGCCCGGGCGCCCTCCACCCGGCTGCAGTACGCTGGCCGGTGGAGGTTGTTCGTGAAGTGGTGCGGGGACCGTGGGGATGACCCG GTCTACGTCGCTGCCATCTCTGCTCATCACGCCAAGGTCTCTGGTGGATCTGTGGGGAACCACGGCCTGGTCGCTACATTCCTCAAGGGGGCTCTGAGGCTCCACCCCCGCAGGTGTCCTCGCGCCCCGGTCTGGGATCTGCAGCTGGTGCTTGACAGCTTGTGCCGCCCCCCCTTCGAGCCTATGGATGCGGCCGGGCCTCAGTGGGTCGCCCGCAAGGCGGCGTTCCTGCTGGCCGTTGCCTCTGCTAAGCGGGTTGGCGAACTGCACGCACTCTCG GTGTTGGCTGGCTCCCGTTGCAATCGTCCCTTACACCTTGCCCGTTACCGCCCCCCGCCTGGGGAGGGTGGGAGCAGACCGGAGCTGTTGTGCCCGGTGAGGGCCCTGAGGCTTTATGTGGACTCCACGGCAAGTTTTCGTAGGTCATCCCAACTTTTTGTCTGCTACGGGGCACGTGGTCGGGGCTCTGCCCTCTCCAAGCAGCGCCTCTCTCATTGGGTCGTTGATACTATTTCTTACTCCTATCAGATGGCTTGTCGCCCCCTGCCGTCGGGTGTGCGCTGTCACTCTACCAGGGGCGTGGCCACATCCTGGGCTGCCCTGAAAGGGGTGCCTCTGGAGGACATCTGTGCCGCCGCCTCATGGTCGGCGTCTGGCACCTTCTTCAAGTTCTACTGTTTGGACGTCACCTCTCCCCACCCGCTGGGTGCGGTCTTCGGATCGGAGGGGACTTCCCTGTGA